The Thermodesulfobacteriota bacterium region GCGGCGACGCCGGCACCTTCTTCCGCGATGTGCTCGAGGCCAAGCTCGCCGACTTCAACCCCTGGCTCACGCCCGACGCCCTGCGCTCGGTGGTCGAGACCCTCGACGCACTGCCCCCCACCATCGAGGGCAACCGGGAAGTGCTCGCCTGGCTGCGCGGCGAACGGCAGTGGGTCGACGAGGCCGAGAAGCG contains the following coding sequences:
- a CDS encoding deoxyribonuclease HsdR, translating into MSTLSISEAGTVQFPMVRHAVEIGWMPVTPEEARARRGGDAGTFFRDVLEAKLADFNPWLTPDALRSVVETLDALPPTIEGNREVLAWLRGERQWVDEAEKR